The following coding sequences lie in one Terriglobia bacterium genomic window:
- a CDS encoding nucleoside deaminase, which produces MIDDELLQAAISQARLGLAEGGLPIGSVLADAEGRIVAGGHNLRVQTGDPTAHAEVVCLRNAGRRRDWPQLTLVSTLSPCVMCTGASLLFRIPRVIIGENRNFRGAEDLFRERGVILKVMDDPECIELMRSFIAAHPDLWNEDIGV; this is translated from the coding sequence ATGATTGACGACGAACTGCTGCAAGCGGCTATCTCACAAGCCCGGCTCGGCCTGGCCGAAGGCGGCCTGCCCATCGGCTCCGTGCTCGCCGATGCCGAGGGACGCATCGTCGCTGGCGGCCACAACCTCCGCGTCCAGACCGGCGATCCCACCGCCCACGCCGAAGTCGTCTGCTTGCGCAACGCCGGACGCCGCCGCGACTGGCCGCAGCTCACCCTGGTCTCGACGCTCAGCCCGTGCGTCATGTGCACCGGCGCCAGCCTGTTGTTCCGCATCCCGCGGGTCATCATCGGCGAGAACCGCAATTTCCGGGGCGCGGAAGATTTGTTTCGGGAGCGCGGCGTGATTCTGAAAGTGATGGACGATCCCGAGTGCATCGAGCTGATGCGCTCCTTCATCGCCGCCCATCCTGATCTTTGGAACGAAGATATTGGCGTCTGA
- the gcvT gene encoding glycine cleavage system aminomethyltransferase GcvT codes for MGAKMVDFNGWDMPVEYPKGLIAEHLAVRSGVGIFDVSHMGDIRVSGRQALAAVQHITMNDASKLQLGQCQYSAMLYPQGTFVDDVIVHRFGESDFYFVINAGTREKDIAWVRENTRSFDCQVEHLSDDFTQIAIQGPRGVDVLQKLTDADLSKVKFYWFTRGTVCGLKDTLIARTGYTAEDGFEIYVPSDEATSERVWNEVMAAGKEFNLLPCGLGARNTLRLEGKLALYGHEISDSITVWEAGLDRWLKMDKGEFIGRGSLERQQAEGITRTLVGLEMIERGIGRDGYKVLDDAGKQIGYVTSGSYEPFLKKNIALAYVPPSLSKLDTVVAVEIRGQAVKAKVVPTPFYKRPPRKKD; via the coding sequence ATGGGCGCGAAGATGGTGGACTTCAACGGATGGGACATGCCGGTGGAGTACCCGAAAGGCTTGATCGCGGAACATCTGGCAGTGCGCTCGGGAGTAGGAATTTTCGACGTCAGCCACATGGGCGACATCCGAGTCTCCGGCCGGCAGGCGCTGGCGGCGGTGCAGCACATCACGATGAACGACGCGTCGAAGCTGCAGCTCGGGCAATGCCAGTATTCGGCGATGCTGTATCCCCAGGGTACGTTTGTGGATGACGTGATCGTCCACCGCTTCGGCGAAAGCGACTTCTACTTTGTGATCAACGCCGGAACGCGCGAGAAGGACATCGCGTGGGTGCGCGAGAACACCCGTTCCTTCGACTGCCAAGTCGAGCACCTGAGCGATGACTTCACCCAGATTGCCATCCAGGGCCCGCGCGGCGTGGACGTGCTGCAGAAGCTGACCGACGCCGACCTGTCGAAGGTGAAGTTCTACTGGTTTACGCGCGGCACGGTGTGCGGGCTGAAAGACACGCTGATCGCGCGCACCGGCTACACCGCCGAGGACGGCTTCGAGATCTACGTGCCCAGCGACGAAGCTACCAGCGAGCGGGTGTGGAATGAAGTGATGGCCGCGGGCAAGGAATTCAACCTCCTGCCATGCGGCCTGGGCGCGCGCAACACCCTGCGGCTGGAAGGCAAGCTGGCGCTGTACGGACACGAGATTTCGGATTCCATCACGGTGTGGGAAGCGGGCCTGGACCGGTGGCTGAAGATGGACAAGGGCGAGTTCATCGGGCGCGGGTCGCTGGAGCGCCAGCAGGCCGAGGGGATCACGCGCACGCTGGTCGGGTTGGAGATGATCGAGCGCGGCATCGGACGCGATGGTTACAAGGTGCTGGACGACGCGGGCAAGCAGATCGGATACGTGACCAGCGGCTCGTATGAGCCGTTCTTGAAGAAGAACATCGCGCTGGCCTACGTGCCGCCGTCACTGTCAAAGCTGGACACGGTGGTCGCGGTGGAAATTCGCGGTCAGGCAGTGAAGGCGAAGGTGGTGCCGACGCCGTTTTACAAGCGGCCTCCGCGGAAAAAGGATTAG
- a CDS encoding STAS domain-containing protein translates to MILEIEKKAVGNIVVLAMTGRITLGRDCQQIESDVDELVRGKQTRIVFDLSKVKYMDSSGVGIMVMCSGKVKGAGGELRLAGATGVVDQTLQLTRMSVIVPTFATLAEALAGFSEAAQAS, encoded by the coding sequence ATGATCCTGGAAATCGAGAAGAAGGCGGTTGGAAATATTGTCGTGCTGGCGATGACGGGGCGGATCACGCTGGGCCGTGATTGCCAGCAGATCGAGTCCGATGTGGATGAGCTGGTGCGCGGCAAGCAAACCAGGATCGTTTTCGACCTTTCCAAGGTGAAGTACATGGACAGCAGCGGCGTCGGCATCATGGTGATGTGCTCCGGGAAAGTGAAAGGGGCGGGCGGAGAATTGCGGCTTGCCGGGGCGACGGGTGTGGTGGACCAGACGCTGCAACTGACGCGGATGAGCGTGATCGTGCCGACGTTTGCGACGCTCGCCGAGGCGTTGGCGGGGTTTTCGGAGGCGGCGCAGGCTTCGTAG